A genome region from Salvelinus alpinus chromosome 26, SLU_Salpinus.1, whole genome shotgun sequence includes the following:
- the LOC139555399 gene encoding death domain-associated protein 6-like, translating to MATDPALLDPTLARKLRSNREVALSSLEQVISKYALKQDDTEEEERAKRIERERQKKEGQSSVLEATTADDNPLKKGEDGEGEEQAEEEEDDEDDESSDPDIEEEIQASKSQAGPEDDEEEDNEVEAANESENEVDGGSDGNQDGGEEEENAEVDKDSVISGISPISRGDIPQISSLVDESPTDSPSQSEAMEVDKGNESSNTNLTNEDIVSSNHISAVSISTSVETKDSSASPMAANQVSLPPSPVLISTNEDSCTVITETRSANCSPRPPSPRDTSRGRKRKRKEEVKSRKSYNGVLRHHNGSDRDLPLDMDVVTSSPLQADSTRADTPTQEMVTSSQSTPPPKKNKVNVATQCDPDEVIVLSDSE from the exons atgg CCACTGACCCTGCCCTGTTGGATCCCACGTTGGCCCGTAAGCTGCGCTCTAACCGGGAGGTGGCTCTCTCCAGCCTGGAGCAGGTCATCTCCAAATACGCCCTGAAGCAGGACGACaccgaggaggaggagagggctaaacggatagagagagagaggcagaagaaagag GGTCAGTCATCGGTGCTGGAGGCCACCACAGCCGATGACAATCCCCTGAAGAAGGGAGAGGATGGTGAGGGTGAGGAGCaagctgaggaggaggaggatgatgaagacGACGAGTCGTCTGATCCAGACATCGAGGAGGAGATCCAGGCCAGCAAATCACAAGCAGGGCCAG aggatgatgaggaggaggacaacGAGGTAGAGGCAGCAAACGAGAGTGAGAACGAGGTGGATGGTGGGAGTGACGGAAaccaggatggaggagaggaggaagagaacgcTGAGGTGGACAAAGACTCCGTGATAAGCGGAATCAGCCCCATTTCCCGGGGTGACATCCCACAGATCTCCTCCTTAGTCGACGAATCCCCCACAGACAGCCCCAGCCAATCAGAGGCGATGGAGGTAGACAAGGGGAACGAATCATCCAATACCAACCTGACAAATGAGGACATTGTTTCCTCCAATCACATTTCAGCTGTGTCCATAAGCACTAGTGTGGAAACGAAGGACTCCTCAGCTTCCCCCATGGCGGCGAATCAGGTCTCTTTGCCACCATCACCGGTGCTGATTTCGACCAATGAGGACTCCTGCACGGTCATCACTGAGACGAGGTCAGCGAATTGCAGCCCCAGGCCACCCAGTCCCAGAGACACCTCCAGAggcaggaagagaaagaggaaagaaGAGGTGAAATCCAGGAAGTCTTACAACGGGGTTCTAAGGCACCACAATGGGAG TGACCGTGACCTCCCTCTGGACATGGACGTGGTGACCAGTAGCCCCCTGCAGGCGGACTCCACCAGGGCAGACACTCCCACCCAGGAGATGGTCACCAGCTCCCAGTCCACCCCGCCTCCCAAGAAAAACAAG GTCAACGTGGCAACTCAATGTGACCCGGACGAAGTGATCGTCCTATCGGACTCGGAATGA